The stretch of DNA CTCGCCGCGGCCCAGCGCCAGCCGCACCCGGGTGGTGGCGAACTCGCCCAGCAGGCCCAGCCCCTCGATCGGGTGCCTGAGCGCCTCGCCGATCCGGCGCAGGTACTCGCCCGGGCCCTGGACGCCCGAGAGCCCCACGAACAGGCGCAGCACCTCGTTGGTCCCCTCGAAGATCCGTGTGATGCGCGCGTCGCGGTACATCCGCTCGTACGGGTACCCCTTCACGAAGCCGCGCCCCCCGGCGATCTGCACCGTCTCGTCCACCGCGCGGTCCAGCGCCTCGCTGTTCCACACCTTGGCGGCGGCGCTCTCCAGCGCGTAGTCCACGTCGCCGCGGTCGGCCAGCCCGGTGGTGAAGTAGGCCGCGCTCTCCGCGGTGTACGCGTCGGCCGCCATCGCCGCCAGCTTCCCCTGGATCAGCTCGAACCCGGCGATCGGCCGCCCGAACTGCCGCCGCTCCGCCGCGAAGCGCGACGCCATCTCCAGGCACCGCTTCACCCCGCCCGCCGCGCCGGCCGAGAGCCCCTGCCGCCCGGAGTTCAGGATGCGCATGGCCAGCTTGAACCCCTCGCCCACCTCGCCCAGCACGTTCTCCCGCGGCACCCGCACGTCGCGGAAGCGCAGCTCGGCCTGGTTGCTCCCCCGCGCGCCCATCTTGCGCAAGGGCGCCCCGCGCGTGAAGCCGGGCATGTCGGGGCGCAGGATGAACGCCGTCACCCGGTCCACCGTGCGCCCCTCCCGCTCCACCGGCGTCTGCGCGAAGGCGACCACGATCTCGCTGAACGAGGCGTTGCCGATCCAGATCTTGTCGCCGTTCAGGACCCAGTGGCTCCCGTCGCCGCTGGGGACCGCGCGGCTCTCGATCCCCTGCGCGTCGCTGCCGGCGTTCGGCTCCGTGAGCGCGAACGAGGCGAGCCACTCGCCGGCGGCC from Longimicrobium sp. encodes:
- a CDS encoding acyl-CoA dehydrogenase family protein, whose protein sequence is MADETQSLTRGFFAGSIEDSILFPYPRISDDENARVSAFLAEVMGYLERELDRERVDEDEEVPPRVIGELARMGLFGIAIPAEFGGMGLSQSAYCRVFEAVTAYDVGLGIILGVHLSIGTKGIVLAGTEEQKRAYLPKAAAGEWLASFALTEPNAGSDAQGIESRAVPSGDGSHWVLNGDKIWIGNASFSEIVVAFAQTPVEREGRTVDRVTAFILRPDMPGFTRGAPLRKMGARGSNQAELRFRDVRVPRENVLGEVGEGFKLAMRILNSGRQGLSAGAAGGVKRCLEMASRFAAERRQFGRPIAGFELIQGKLAAMAADAYTAESAAYFTTGLADRGDVDYALESAAAKVWNSEALDRAVDETVQIAGGRGFVKGYPYERMYRDARITRIFEGTNEVLRLFVGLSGVQGPGEYLRRIGEALRHPIEGLGLLGEFATTRVRLALGRGEPSVEGEVHPALRRHFDYLADHTRDLRAATERVIRAHGAGVVERQFVVARLADMAIELYVRAATLSRTQALLEAHARGEAVAPPLTSSTVALDEESVARLLRLCDLACQRSGLRFRAARVALNDDRDSLLRAVAADVVGTDPA